From Nicotiana tabacum cultivar K326 chromosome 15, ASM71507v2, whole genome shotgun sequence, the proteins below share one genomic window:
- the LOC107830572 gene encoding uncharacterized protein LOC107830572 — MEILKLWKPQDLFVIKSPKQSLRVVLVVFAVVCGIYIFSMCINQTSNYLSQANSLSIHVINRHNCHYPVFQEEDIHYLHFPKPQTFNRKECACNPVRFFTILSMQRSGSGWFETLLNSHINVSSNGEIFGANSRRSNASVVLETMDKVFNLDWYSSSSKNECSAAVGFKWMLNQGALEYHEEIVDYFNRRGVSAIFLFRRNLLRRLISQLANSYDKDTKPLNGTHKSHVHSPYEAEVLAKYKPVVNMTLLIPNLRHAERKAAKALECFKSTRHIVLFYEDIVQNRTKLADVQEFLGLPQRELKSGQVKIHSGPLSQQIENWDDVQKKLKGTPYETFLNAD, encoded by the exons ATGGAGATTCTCAAATTATGGAAGCCTCAG gaTTTATTTGTCATAAAGTCACCTAAGCAATCACTAAGGGTGGTCCTTGTAGTTTTTGCAGTGGTTTGTGGAATTTACATTTTCTCAATGTGTATAAACCAAACAAGTAATTATCTTTCACAAGCTAATTCACTAAGCATCCATGTGATTAATCGGCATAATTGTCATTATCCTGTTTTTCAAGAAGAAGATATCCATTACTTGCATTTTCCAAAGCCTCAAACATTTAACAG GAAGGAATGTGCGTGCAATCCTGTTCGATTTTTCACGATTTTGTCGATGCAGAGATCAGGGAGTGGGTGGTTTGAGACATTGCTAAATAGTCATATAAATGTGAGCTCTAATGGAGAAATCTTTGGTGCTAACTCAAGGAGGAGTAATGCTTCAGTAGTATTGGAAACTATGGATAAAGTCTTTAATCTTGATTGGTATAGTAGCTCATCCAAGAATGAGTGCTCTGCTGCTGTTGGATTTAAATGGATGCTTAATCAG GGAGCTTTGGAGTATCATGAGGAGATAGTGGATTACTTCAACAGAAGAGGTGTCTCTGCAATATTTCTATTCAGAAGAAATCTGCTACGCAGGCTGATCTCTCAACTTGCTAATTCCTATGACAAAGATACTAAACCATTGAATGGAACACACAAATCCCATGTCCATTCTCCATATGAG GCTGAAGTATTGGCAAAATACAAGCCAGTGGTGAATATGACATTACTAATACCAAATTTAAGGCATGCAGAGAGGAAGGCTGCTAAAGCTTTGGAATGCTTTAAGAGCACTCGACACATTGTTCTTTTCTACGAAGACATTGTCCAAAATCGCACT AAACTAGCTGATGTCCAAGAGTTTCTGGGGCTGCCTCAAAGAGAACTCAAAAGTGGTCAGGTTAAGATACACAGTGGACCTCTGTCCCAACAAATAGAGAATTGGGATGATGTGCAGAAAAAGCTCAAGGGAACACCCTATGAGACATTTCTTAATGCAGACTAA
- the LOC107830573 gene encoding uncharacterized protein LOC107830573 has translation MGSDKQSSGLLDTLNMETVRTILTHSYPYPHEHSRHFVIAVVVGCLFFISSDNLHSLIQKFDIKWWSMYACLLGFFYFFSSPFIGKTIKPSYSNFSRWYIAWILLAAIYHLPSFQSMGVDLRMNLSLFLTLYVSSILFLLVFHVIFLGLWYLGLVARVAGKRPEIMKIFQNCAVISIACCVFYSHCGNLAIVTEKTFDWRNSIWFSLWNKGERNTWLAKFIRMNEFKDQVCKSWFAPVGSASDYPFLSKWVIYGELTCGGSCAESSDEISPIYSLWATFIGLYMANYVVERSSGWALSRPLSLKEFEKLKKKQMKPEFLDMVPWYSGTSADLFKTVFDLLVSVTVFVGRFDMRMMQAAMSRVEDGTKQEDLLYDQFSEEDGIWFDFMADTGDGGNSSYTVARLLAQPSIQVQNDGSMLTLPRGRLLLIGGDLAYPNPSAFTYEKRLFRPFEYALQPPIWYREDHIAVNKPELPSGVTELRQYDGPQCFVIPGNHDWFDGLQTFMRYICHKSWLGGWFMPQKKSYFALQLPKRWWIFGLDLALHSDIDVYQFKFFSELIRDKVGENDSVIIMTHEPSWLLDWYFNQDTGKNVSHLIRDHLKGRCRLRIAGDVHHYLRHKYVPSDKPAYVQYLLVNGCGGAFLHPTHVFRNFNNLYGTSYESKASYPSFEDSSRIALGNILKFRKKNWQFDFIGGIIYFALAFSMFPQCQLDHIFKDDTFSGHLRTFFSTVWDTFMYMFGSSSVSLTGAMLLLIIAIAFVPSKVSWKKKVVIGILHVSAHLAAAVILMLLLELGIETCIRHKLLATSGYHTLYEWYRYVESEHFPDPTGLRARIEQWTFGLYPACIKYLMSAFDVPEVMAVTRNTICKKGMDFLSRGGAVIYYSSVFLYFWVFSTPVVSLVFGSYLYICINWLHIHFDEAFSSLRIANYKAFTRFHINNKGDLEVFTLAVDKVPKEWKLDPNWDGEPKQPQEPSYLQKFPSKWRAASLNQDPVNTVRIIDQFVIEQTEKHDSELTNGTVNQ, from the exons ATGGGGTCTGATAAGCAGTCTAGTGGTCTTCTTGATACTCTGAACATGGAGACAGTCAGGACAATATTAACTCACTCATATCCTTATCCACACGAGCATTCACGGCATTTTGTGATTGCAGTGGTTGTGGGATGCTTGTTTTTTATATCATCAGATAACTTGCACTCACTTATTCAGAAGTTCGATATCAAGTGGTGGTCTATGTATGCCTGTTTGCTCGGATTCTTTTACTTCTTTTCGTCTCCATTTATAGGGAAAACAATTAAACCAAGTTATTCTAATTTCAGTCGCTG GTACATAGCCTGGATATTATTGGCAGCTATATACCACCTTCCAAGTTTTCAATCTATGGGAGTAGATCTCAGGATGAACCTCTCTTTGTTTCTGACACTATATGTCTCATCCATTTTGTTTCTTCTTGTTTTCCATGTTATATTTCTCGGGCTTTGGTATCTTGGGCTCGTTGCTCGTGTGGCTGGAAAGAGGCCTGAAATTATGAAAATCTTTCAAAATTGTGCT GTAATAAGTATAGCCTGCTGTGTTTTCTATAGCCACTGTGGGAACCTTGCCATAGTAACGGAAAAAACATTTGACTGGAGGAATTCTATATGGTTTTCGCTGTGGAATAAGGGAGAGAGGAACACATGGCTTGCGAAATTCATCCGCATGAATGAATTCAAAGATCAAGTTTGCAAATCTTGGTTTGCTCCAGTTGGGTCTGCTAGTGATTACCCATTCTTGTCCAAATGGGTCATTTATGGAGAG TTGACTTGTGGCGGCTCATGTGCAGAATCATCAGATGAAATTTCTCCGATCTATTCATTGTGGGCCACTTTTATTGGCCTATATATGGCAAATTATGTGGTGGAAAGGTCATCTGG ATGGGCTCTATCACGCCCTTTATCACTCAAGGAGTttgagaaattgaagaaaaagcaGATGAAACCAGAGTTTTTGGATATGGTTCCTTGGTATTCAGG GACATCTGCTGATTTATTCAAGACAGTGTTTGACCTCCTGGTCTCGGTAACTGTATTTGTTGGGCGTTTTGATATGCGCATGATGCAG GCTGCTATGAGCAGGGTTGAAGATGGAACGAAGCAGGAGGATCTTTTGTATGATCAGTTTAGTGAAGAGGATGGTATCTGGTTTGATTTCATGGCTGATACTGGTGATGGCGGAAACTCTTCCTACACTGTGGCACGCCTTCTTGCTCAACCTTCAATCCAGGTCCAAAATGATGGTTCCATGCTTACACTGCCACGTGGACGCTTGCTTCTTATTGGGGGTGACCTTGC GTATCCAAACCCATCAGCTTTTACATATGAGAAGCGCCTTTTTCGTCCCTTTGAATATGCTCTTCAGCCTCCAATCTGGTATAGGGAAGACCATATTGCCGTTAACAAGCCCGAATTACCTTCCGGTGTGACTGAGCTCAGGCAATATGATGGACCTCAGTGTTTTGTCATCCCTGGAAATCATG ACTGGTTTGATGGACTTCAGACTTTCATGAGGTACATTTGTCACAAGAGCTGGTTGGGTGGGTGGTTTATGCCTCAAAAGAAAAGCTATTTTGCCTTGCAGCTTCCGAAAAGGTGGTGGATATTTGGTCTTGATCTTGCTCTCCATTCTGATATTGATGTATACCAGTTCAAGTTCTTCTCAGAATTAATAAGGGACAAG GTTGGTGAGAATGATTCTGTGATTATTATGACTCATGAACCTAGTTGGCTTCTCGATTGGTACTTTAATCAAGATACTGGAAAGAATGTCTCTCACTTGATACGCGACCATTTAAAAGGGAGATGTAGACTTCGAATTGCTGGGGATGTGCATCATTATTTGCGCCATAAATATGTTCCATCGGATAAACCAGCTTATGTCCAATATTTACTTGTTAATGGTTGTGGGGGTGCTTTTTTGCATCCGACACATGTCTTCAGGAATTTCAACAATTTATATGGAACATCCTATGAGAGCAAAGCTTCTTACCCATCTTTTGAAGATTCAAGCAGG ATTGCTTTGGGAAATATATTGAAATTTAGGAAGAAAAATTGGCAATTTGATTTTATTGGCGGCATCATATACTTCGCATTGGCCTTTTCTATGTTCCCGCAG TGTCAGCTAGATCACATTTTCAAGGATGATACATTTTCGGGTCACTTGAGAACCTTCTTCAGCACAGTGTGGGATACATTTATGTATATGTTCGGAAGCTCATCTGTCTCCTTGACTGGCGCAATGCTACTATTAATAATAGCAATAGCCTTTGTGCCATCCAAGGTGTCATGGAAAAAGAAAGTAGTAATTGGGATTCTTCATGTGTCTGCCCACCTGGCTGCAGCTGTGATTCTTATGCTCTTGCTGGAATTAGGCATTGAGACATGTATTCGGCATAAGCTACTTGCGACTTCCG GGTATCATACTTTATATGAATGGTACCGATATGTGGAGAGCGAGCATTTTCCAGACCCAACGGGCCTTAGGGCACGTATAGAACAATGGACATTTGGCCTTTACCCGGCATGTATTAAATATCTCATGTCTGCTTTTGATGTTCCTGAG GTTATGGCAGTCACCAGGAATACTATCTGCAAGAAGGGGATGGATTTCCTATCTCGAGGGGGTGCTGTAATTTATTATTCATCCGTCTTCCTTTATTTTTGGGTCTTTTCAACACCCGTGGTTTCTTTGGTTTTCGGAAGCTACCTGTACATTTGCATTAATTGGCTTCATATACATTTCGACGAAGCCTTTTCATCACTCCGTATTGCTAACTACAAGGCATTTACACGGTTTCATATCAACAACAAAGGCGATCTTGAAGTTTTTACTCTTGCAGTTGATAAG GTTCCGAAAGAGTGGAAACTGGATCCTAATTGGGACGGAGAGCCAAAGCAGCCGCAGGAGCCAAGTTACCTTCAGAAGTTCCCAAGCAAATGGAGAGCAGCTTCCCTTAATCAAGACCCTGTAAATACTGTGCGGATTATTGACCAATTTGTGATTGAACAGACTGAAAAACATGATTCAGAATTAACGAACGGGACAGTCAATCAATGA